Proteins encoded by one window of Superficieibacter sp. HKU1:
- a CDS encoding GDP-mannose mannosyl hydrolase, translating to MFLSAEDFATVVRATPLVSIDLIVENARGEFLLGQRTNRPAQGYWFVPGGRVQKDEPLEQAFARLTKAELGVSLPMTAGEFYGVWQHFYDDNFSGTGFSTHYVVLAFRLRVEAGALPLPTEQHNAYRWLTAEALLDSDNVHDNSRAYFLAERLAGVPGL from the coding sequence ATGTTTCTCAGCGCTGAAGATTTTGCCACCGTCGTACGCGCCACGCCGCTCGTCTCCATCGATCTGATCGTGGAGAACGCGCGCGGCGAGTTTCTCCTCGGCCAGCGGACCAACCGCCCGGCGCAGGGATACTGGTTCGTGCCTGGCGGACGCGTACAGAAGGATGAGCCGCTGGAGCAGGCATTTGCCCGCCTGACGAAAGCGGAGCTGGGCGTCAGCCTGCCCATGACGGCAGGCGAATTTTACGGCGTCTGGCAGCATTTTTATGACGATAACTTTTCCGGCACCGGGTTTTCGACGCACTACGTGGTGCTGGCGTTCCGCCTGCGGGTGGAGGCTGGCGCGCTGCCATTGCCGACCGAACAGCACAATGCGTACCGCTGGCTGACGGCGGAAGCACTGCTGGACAGCGACAACGTGCATGACAACAGTCGCGCTTATTTCCTCGCCGAACGCCTGGCGGGAGTGCCGGGGTTATGA
- the wcaE gene encoding colanic acid biosynthesis glycosyltransferase WcaE, whose product MLLSVITVAFRNYDGVVKTWRSLAHLAREKHIEFEWIVVDGGSADGTAEFLENLNGEYHLRYVSERDNGLYDAMNKGIDMAQGKFAIFLNSGDIFHPDVAQFVRQLADKKDNAMYIGDALLDFGDGTKIRRSAKRGWYIYHSLPASHQAIFFPLMGLKNYPYDLQYRVSSDYALAAKLYKKGYKFERIHGLVSEFSMGGVSTSNNLELCRDAKKVQKSILRLPAIIAEVSYRLRLRTTGKTKALYNKS is encoded by the coding sequence ATGCTGTTAAGTGTCATTACTGTTGCCTTTCGTAATTACGATGGAGTGGTAAAAACGTGGCGGTCGCTGGCGCACCTGGCGCGCGAAAAGCACATCGAGTTCGAGTGGATCGTGGTCGATGGCGGCTCCGCAGACGGCACCGCGGAGTTCCTGGAAAACCTCAACGGTGAGTACCACTTACGCTACGTCAGCGAGAGAGATAACGGCCTGTATGATGCCATGAATAAAGGCATTGATATGGCGCAGGGTAAATTTGCCATCTTCCTGAACTCTGGCGACATTTTTCACCCGGATGTGGCGCAGTTTGTTCGTCAGCTGGCGGATAAAAAAGACAACGCGATGTACATCGGCGATGCGCTGCTGGATTTTGGCGACGGGACAAAAATTCGACGAAGCGCCAAACGCGGCTGGTATATTTATCACAGCCTGCCCGCCAGCCATCAGGCGATCTTTTTTCCGCTGATGGGATTAAAAAACTATCCGTACGATCTGCAATATCGCGTCTCTTCGGATTATGCCTTAGCGGCAAAGCTCTATAAGAAAGGCTATAAGTTTGAGCGGATCCACGGGCTGGTGTCAGAATTTTCGATGGGCGGTGTGTCAACGTCAAATAATCTGGAACTGTGCCGCGATGCCAAAAAAGTGCAAAAAAGTATTTTGCGTTTACCCGCAATAATTGCAGAAGTTTCATATCGATTACGTTTGCGCACCACAGGCAAAACCAAAGCCTTATATAACAAATCGTAA
- a CDS encoding GDP-L-fucose synthase — MTRQRIFVAGHRGMVGSAIVRQLEQRGDVELILRGRDELNLLDPAAVQQFFAEQRIDQVYLAAAKVGGIVANNTYPADFIYENMMIESNIIHAAHLNGVNKLLFLGSSCIYPKLAKQPMAESELLQGTLEPTNEPYAIAKIAGIKLCESYNRQYDRDYRSVMPTNLYGPNDNFHPSNSHVIPALLRRFHEATEQNAADVVVWGSGTPMREFLHVDDMAAASIHVMELDRSVWQENTEPMLSHINVGTGVDCTIRELALTIAQVVGFKGRVVFDATKPDGTPRKLLDVTRLHQLGWFHEITLEAGLASTYQWFLENQQRFRG, encoded by the coding sequence ATGACCAGACAACGTATTTTTGTGGCCGGCCATCGCGGCATGGTGGGATCGGCCATTGTTCGCCAGCTGGAACAGCGCGGCGACGTGGAGCTGATTTTACGCGGCCGCGATGAGCTGAACCTGCTGGATCCGGCGGCGGTGCAGCAGTTTTTCGCCGAACAACGTATCGACCAGGTGTATCTGGCGGCGGCAAAAGTCGGCGGTATCGTGGCGAATAACACTTACCCGGCGGATTTCATCTACGAAAACATGATGATCGAGAGCAACATCATTCACGCTGCGCATCTCAACGGCGTGAACAAGCTGCTGTTTCTCGGTTCATCCTGCATCTATCCGAAACTGGCAAAACAGCCGATGGCCGAAAGTGAACTGCTTCAGGGCACCCTGGAGCCGACCAACGAGCCGTATGCCATCGCCAAAATTGCCGGTATCAAACTGTGCGAATCCTATAACCGCCAGTACGACCGCGATTACCGTTCGGTGATGCCGACCAACCTGTACGGGCCGAACGACAATTTCCACCCGAGCAATTCGCACGTGATCCCGGCGCTGCTGCGCCGTTTCCATGAGGCGACAGAACAAAATGCGGCGGATGTGGTGGTCTGGGGCAGCGGCACGCCAATGCGTGAGTTCCTGCACGTTGATGATATGGCGGCCGCCAGCATTCACGTGATGGAGCTGGATCGCAGCGTCTGGCAGGAAAACACCGAGCCGATGCTGTCGCATATTAACGTCGGCACTGGCGTCGACTGCACCATTCGCGAACTGGCGCTGACGATTGCGCAGGTGGTGGGCTTTAAAGGGCGAGTGGTGTTCGACGCCACCAAACCTGACGGCACGCCGCGCAAACTTCTGGATGTTACCCGTCTGCATCAACTCGGCTGGTTCCATGAAATCACCCTGGAGGCCGGGCTTGCCAGCACATACCAGTGGTTTCTGGAAAACCAGCAGCGTTTCCGGGGGTAA
- the wcaD gene encoding colanic acid polymerase WcaD — protein sequence MSRSIRICSYLLLPLIYLLVNVKIVQLGESFPVTIVTFLPLLLLLFIDKISLKKLMIALGAGAGLTLYNFLFGQSLDASKYVTSTMLFVYIVIIIGMVWSIRFKTISPHNHRKILRFFYIVVTLVVMLAAIEMAQIILSGGSSLIEIISKYLIYSNSYVLNFIKYGGKRTTALYFEPAFFALALISIWLSIKQFGIKTPKTDGMILAGIVLSGSFSGVMTFILFYLLEWAFQYLNKEAIRKRLPLAIISLAFFLVGVFFAMPYIAERLGELGTEGTSSYYRIVGPLVMVGHSLTSIDGVVRFGSLYEYVASFGIFNGADVGKTIDNGLYLLIIYFSWIAVFLTLWYLFNVAKMAVQAFGNNQNYGVQLYLFTPVSLFFTGSIFSPEYAFLIVCPFILRKALNIVQAR from the coding sequence ATGTCTCGTTCTATCAGAATCTGTAGCTATCTGCTGCTGCCGCTGATCTACCTGCTGGTCAACGTCAAAATTGTCCAGTTGGGGGAAAGCTTTCCGGTCACCATCGTGACCTTTCTGCCGCTGCTGTTGCTGCTGTTTATTGACAAAATCAGCCTCAAAAAACTGATGATTGCGCTGGGGGCCGGGGCCGGGTTGACGCTCTACAACTTTCTGTTTGGTCAGTCGCTGGACGCCAGCAAATATGTCACCTCGACCATGCTGTTCGTTTATATCGTGATTATCATTGGAATGGTGTGGAGTATCCGCTTTAAAACCATTTCTCCGCACAACCATCGCAAGATCCTGCGCTTCTTCTACATAGTCGTTACGCTGGTGGTAATGCTGGCGGCCATCGAAATGGCGCAGATTATTCTCAGCGGTGGCAGTAGTTTAATTGAAATAATTTCGAAATATCTTATTTACAGTAACAGCTATGTATTGAATTTTATCAAATATGGCGGAAAACGTACTACCGCACTTTATTTTGAACCGGCGTTTTTCGCTCTGGCACTAATCTCAATTTGGCTCAGCATCAAACAGTTTGGTATCAAAACACCAAAGACCGATGGTATGATCCTCGCAGGGATAGTGCTTTCAGGTTCGTTTTCGGGGGTAATGACCTTTATTCTTTTCTACCTGCTGGAATGGGCCTTTCAGTATTTGAATAAAGAGGCAATCAGAAAACGGCTACCGCTGGCGATTATCTCGCTGGCCTTTTTCCTGGTTGGCGTATTTTTCGCGATGCCGTATATCGCTGAGCGTCTGGGGGAACTGGGAACCGAAGGAACGTCCTCCTATTATCGTATTGTGGGTCCGTTAGTGATGGTTGGCCATTCATTAACCAGTATTGACGGTGTTGTCAGATTCGGCTCACTTTATGAATATGTTGCATCATTCGGAATCTTTAACGGTGCGGACGTCGGAAAAACAATAGACAATGGCCTGTATCTGTTAATTATTTATTTTTCATGGATCGCTGTATTTCTGACGCTATGGTATTTATTCAACGTTGCAAAAATGGCGGTGCAGGCTTTTGGTAATAACCAAAATTATGGCGTTCAGTTGTATCTTTTTACGCCAGTATCATTGTTTTTTACCGGTTCAATATTTAGCCCGGAATATGCGTTTTTAATTGTTTGTCCGTTTATTTTGCGCAAGGCGCTAAATATCGTGCAGGCCAGATGA
- the wcaI gene encoding colanic acid biosynthesis fucosyltransferase WcaI: MKILVYGINYSPELTGIGKYTGEMVEWMARQGHEVRMITAPPYYPEWKVGEGYSAWRYRREEGAATVWRCPLYVPKQPSTLKRLIHLGSFALSSFFPLMAQRRWKPDRIIGVVPTLFCTPGMRLLAKLCGARTVLHIQDYEVDAMLGLGMAGKGKGGKVARLATAFERSNLLGVDAVSTISRSMMNKAQEKGVAAQDIIFFPNWSEVDRFRDVAPADVSALRSRLGLDDAQKIVLYSGNIGEKQGLENVIEAADRLRDRPWTFVIVGQGGGKARLEKMVAERDLTTIRFLPLQPYDDLPALLALGDCHLVIQKRGAADAVLPSKLTNILAVGGNAVITAEAETELGQLCRTYPGIAVCVEPEVVDALVTGIEQALLMPETNTVARDYAERTLEKENVLSQFISDIRDH, translated from the coding sequence ATGAAAATACTCGTTTACGGCATTAACTACTCCCCCGAACTGACCGGCATCGGCAAATACACCGGCGAAATGGTCGAGTGGATGGCGCGTCAGGGCCACGAGGTGCGGATGATCACCGCCCCGCCTTACTACCCGGAGTGGAAGGTGGGCGAAGGGTATTCCGCCTGGCGCTACCGCCGCGAAGAAGGGGCCGCTACCGTCTGGCGCTGCCCGCTCTACGTGCCGAAGCAGCCTTCTACCCTGAAGCGCCTGATCCATCTCGGCAGCTTCGCGCTGAGCAGCTTTTTCCCGCTGATGGCGCAGCGTCGCTGGAAGCCGGACCGCATTATTGGCGTGGTGCCAACGCTGTTCTGCACGCCGGGCATGCGCCTGCTGGCAAAGCTCTGCGGTGCGCGCACCGTCCTGCATATTCAGGATTATGAAGTGGACGCCATGCTCGGACTGGGCATGGCGGGAAAAGGTAAGGGCGGCAAAGTCGCTCGCCTGGCGACGGCGTTTGAGCGCAGCAATTTGCTCGGTGTGGATGCGGTCTCCACCATCTCGCGCTCAATGATGAACAAGGCGCAGGAAAAAGGCGTCGCCGCGCAGGACATTATCTTTTTCCCTAACTGGTCGGAAGTGGATCGCTTTCGCGATGTCGCCCCGGCGGACGTTAGCGCGCTGCGCAGCCGACTCGGTCTGGATGACGCGCAAAAAATCGTCCTCTACTCCGGCAACATCGGCGAGAAACAGGGGCTGGAGAACGTGATTGAAGCGGCGGACCGCCTGCGCGACCGGCCGTGGACCTTTGTGATTGTCGGACAGGGCGGGGGCAAAGCGCGGCTGGAGAAGATGGTTGCCGAGCGCGACCTGACCACTATCCGCTTTCTGCCGCTGCAACCCTATGACGACTTGCCCGCGCTCCTCGCGCTGGGCGACTGCCATCTGGTTATCCAGAAGCGCGGCGCGGCGGATGCGGTGTTGCCTTCCAAACTGACCAATATTCTGGCGGTCGGCGGCAATGCGGTTATCACCGCCGAAGCGGAAACCGAATTAGGGCAGCTTTGCCGCACGTACCCGGGCATCGCCGTCTGCGTCGAACCGGAAGTGGTTGACGCCCTCGTTACCGGTATTGAGCAGGCGCTGCTGATGCCGGAAACCAACACGGTGGCACGTGACTATGCCGAACGCACGCTCGAAAAAGAGAACGTGTTAAGCCAATTTATTTCAGATATTCGGGATCACTAA
- the wcaF gene encoding colanic acid biosynthesis acetyltransferase WcaF, translating to MQELNGFSVPRGFRGGNALKVQLWWAVQATLFAWSPQVLYRWRAFLLRLFGAKIGKGVVIRPSVKITYPWKLTIGDYAWVGDDAVLYTLGEITLGANSVVSQKCYLCTGSHDYMSAHFDINATPIVIGEKCWLATDVFVAPGVTIGNGTVVGARSSVFTSLPGGMICRGNPATAVRER from the coding sequence ATGCAGGAATTAAACGGCTTCTCGGTGCCGCGGGGTTTTCGCGGCGGTAACGCGCTGAAAGTGCAATTATGGTGGGCCGTTCAGGCAACGTTGTTCGCCTGGTCGCCGCAGGTGTTATATCGCTGGCGCGCGTTTTTATTGCGCTTATTTGGCGCGAAAATAGGTAAAGGTGTGGTCATTCGGCCCTCGGTAAAAATTACCTATCCATGGAAATTAACGATCGGGGATTACGCCTGGGTAGGCGATGACGCGGTGTTATATACCCTGGGCGAGATTACCCTTGGTGCTAATTCTGTGGTGTCGCAGAAATGTTATTTATGCACCGGCAGCCACGATTATATGAGTGCGCATTTTGATATTAACGCCACGCCGATTGTGATTGGCGAAAAGTGCTGGCTGGCGACGGATGTCTTTGTCGCGCCAGGCGTCACGATTGGCAACGGCACGGTTGTGGGTGCGCGCAGCAGCGTTTTTACCTCGCTGCCTGGCGGGATGATTTGCCGGGGGAATCCGGCGACGGCGGTGCGCGAACGATAA
- the wcaC gene encoding colanic acid biosynthesis glycosyltransferase WcaC: MNILQFNVRLAEGGAAGVALDLHQRALQQGLYSRFVYGYGKGGKKSVSHDAYPNVIRHTPRLTSMANLALFRLFNRDVFGNLDNLYRTVTRTEGPMVLHFHVVHSYWLNFDRLVDFCQRVKAHKHDVRLVWTLHDHWSVTGRCAFLDGCDGWKSGCKQCPTLANYPPVKVDRAHQLVDKKRLLIHEMLALGCQFISPSQHVADAFNTLYGKGRCLIINNGIDVATETILAGLAPVAPAGTPKIAVVAHDLRYDGKTNQQLVRDVIALGEAVEVHTFGKFSPFEGNNVVNHGFLTDKRQLMTDLNQMDALLFTSRVDNYPLILCEALSIGVPVIATHSEAAQEVLHKSGGVTLDDDDILTLVQQGREAIAQAVFNTTHAAFHQRSRVAYSGQQMLEEYVSFYQNL; the protein is encoded by the coding sequence ATGAATATTCTGCAATTTAACGTTCGCCTCGCTGAGGGCGGGGCGGCAGGGGTCGCGCTGGATCTCCATCAGCGTGCGCTGCAACAGGGGCTTTATTCACGTTTCGTCTATGGCTACGGCAAGGGCGGCAAAAAGAGCGTCAGTCACGATGCTTACCCGAATGTCATTCGCCATACGCCACGCCTGACCTCTATGGCGAATCTGGCGCTGTTTCGCCTGTTCAATCGTGATGTGTTTGGCAATCTGGATAATTTGTATCGCACCGTCACCCGCACCGAGGGGCCGATGGTGCTGCATTTTCACGTGGTACACAGCTACTGGCTGAACTTTGATCGGCTGGTGGATTTTTGCCAGCGGGTAAAAGCGCACAAGCATGATGTCAGACTGGTCTGGACGCTGCACGATCACTGGAGCGTCACGGGACGCTGCGCGTTTCTTGACGGTTGCGATGGCTGGAAATCCGGCTGCAAACAGTGTCCAACGCTTGCCAATTACCCGCCGGTCAAGGTTGATCGTGCTCATCAACTGGTGGATAAAAAGCGTCTGCTGATCCACGAAATGCTGGCCCTCGGCTGCCAGTTTATTTCGCCGAGTCAGCACGTTGCCGACGCGTTTAACACCCTGTATGGCAAAGGACGCTGCCTGATCATAAATAACGGTATTGACGTTGCCACCGAAACCATTCTGGCGGGTCTGGCCCCGGTCGCCCCGGCCGGAACACCCAAAATTGCGGTGGTGGCGCACGACCTGCGCTACGACGGTAAAACAAATCAACAACTGGTGCGCGATGTGATCGCCCTGGGCGAGGCGGTTGAAGTGCATACTTTCGGTAAATTCTCTCCTTTCGAGGGAAATAACGTGGTGAATCATGGCTTTCTGACCGACAAGCGCCAGCTCATGACCGACCTGAATCAGATGGATGCGCTGCTGTTTACCTCAAGGGTGGATAACTATCCGCTGATCCTCTGCGAGGCGTTGTCGATTGGCGTACCGGTCATCGCCACCCACAGTGAGGCGGCGCAGGAAGTGCTGCATAAATCCGGCGGCGTGACGCTTGATGATGATGACATTTTAACGCTGGTACAGCAGGGAAGAGAGGCAATCGCCCAGGCGGTTTTCAATACCACCCACGCGGCGTTTCATCAACGCAGCCGCGTGGCCTATAGCGGACAACAGATGCTGGAGGAATATGTCTCGTTCTATCAGAATCTGTAG
- the wcaB gene encoding colanic acid biosynthesis acetyltransferase WcaB, translating into MLLEDLRANSWSLRPCCMVVAYRIAHFCSVWRKKNVLNNLWAAPVLVLYRFLTECLFGYEIQAGATIGRRFTIHHGYAVVINKNVIIGDDFTLRHGVTIGNRGAENLACPVIGNGVELGANVIITGDITLGNNVKVGAGSVVLDSVPDNALVVGEKARIKVSQ; encoded by the coding sequence ATGCTACTGGAAGATTTACGCGCGAATAGCTGGAGCCTGCGCCCGTGCTGCATGGTGGTGGCCTACCGTATCGCCCATTTCTGCTCGGTCTGGCGCAAGAAAAACGTGCTCAATAATCTGTGGGCCGCGCCGGTGCTGGTGCTTTATCGCTTCCTGACCGAATGTTTGTTCGGCTATGAAATTCAGGCAGGAGCAACGATTGGCCGACGCTTCACCATTCATCATGGCTACGCAGTCGTTATAAACAAAAACGTCATCATCGGTGATGATTTCACCCTGCGCCACGGCGTGACTATCGGCAATCGCGGCGCGGAAAATCTCGCCTGTCCGGTGATTGGCAACGGCGTTGAGCTGGGGGCGAACGTCATTATTACCGGCGATATCACCCTCGGCAATAACGTCAAAGTCGGCGCGGGTAGCGTGGTGCTCGACAGCGTGCCGGATAATGCCCTGGTCGTCGGTGAGAAAGCGCGCATAAAGGTGAGCCAATGA
- the wcaA gene encoding colanic acid biosynthesis glycosyltransferase WcaA produces MSTTKTPLISIYMPTWNRQQLAIRAIKSVLRQDYPHWEMFIVDDCSASFEQLQQFVADLNDPRVKYIHNDFNSGACAVRNQAIEQATGHFITGIDDDDEWTPNRLSLFLEHQHQLVTHAFLYANDYVCEGEIYAQPASLPLYPKSPYTRKRFYKRNIIGNQVFSYAQRFKESLFDINLKAAQDHDMFLRMVVEYGEPWKVEEATQILHVNHGEMRITSSPKKFSGYFQFYRKHKDKFDRASKKYQLFTLYQIRNKRMNWRTRLTLLSVRNGKRLADSLRRK; encoded by the coding sequence ATGAGCACTACTAAAACACCCCTGATCTCCATCTATATGCCAACCTGGAATCGGCAGCAGCTGGCGATCCGCGCGATAAAATCGGTACTGCGTCAGGATTATCCGCACTGGGAAATGTTTATTGTTGACGACTGTTCTGCCAGCTTCGAACAGCTTCAGCAGTTTGTTGCTGATCTGAACGACCCGCGCGTGAAATATATTCATAACGATTTCAATTCCGGTGCCTGTGCGGTGCGCAATCAGGCAATTGAACAGGCAACAGGGCATTTTATTACCGGCATTGATGATGATGATGAGTGGACGCCGAATCGCCTCTCATTGTTCCTTGAACATCAGCATCAGCTGGTCACCCACGCGTTTCTGTATGCCAATGACTATGTCTGTGAAGGCGAGATTTACGCTCAGCCTGCCAGCCTGCCGCTGTATCCAAAGTCGCCCTATACGCGTAAGCGTTTCTATAAGCGCAATATTATCGGCAATCAGGTGTTCAGCTACGCGCAGCGCTTCAAAGAGAGCCTGTTCGATATCAACCTGAAAGCGGCACAGGACCACGATATGTTCCTGCGCATGGTGGTGGAATATGGCGAGCCGTGGAAAGTGGAAGAGGCGACGCAAATTCTGCACGTTAACCACGGCGAAATGCGCATCACCTCATCGCCGAAAAAATTCTCCGGCTATTTTCAGTTTTACCGTAAGCACAAAGACAAATTTGACCGTGCCAGCAAAAAGTATCAGCTGTTTACGCTCTATCAGATCCGTAACAAGCGCATGAACTGGCGCACGCGGCTGACGCTGCTCTCGGTGCGCAACGGTAAACGTCTGGCCGACAGCCTGCGGAGGAAATAA
- the gmd gene encoding GDP-mannose 4,6-dehydratase — protein MSKVALITGVTGQDGSYLAELLLEKGYEVHGIKRRASSFNTERVDHIYQDPHASNPKFHLHYGDLTDTSNLTRILQEVQPDEVYNLGAMSHVAVSFESPEYTADVDAMGTLRLLEAIRFLGLEKKTRFYQASTSELYGLVQEIPQKETTPFYPRSPYAVAKLYAYWITVNYRESYGMYACNGILFNHESPRRGETFVTRKITRAIANIAQGLESCLYLGNMDSLRDWGHAKDYVKMQWMMLQQEKPEDFVIATGLQYSVREFVEMAAAQLGIKLRFEGKGVDEKGIVVSVTGHDAPGVKPGDVIIAVDPRYFRPAEVETLLGDPTKAHQTLGWKPETTLQEMVSEMVAKDLEAAKKHSLLKSHGYEVAIALES, from the coding sequence ATGTCTAAAGTTGCTCTCATTACCGGCGTTACCGGGCAGGACGGGTCTTATCTGGCAGAATTGCTGCTGGAGAAAGGGTATGAGGTTCACGGTATTAAACGTCGCGCCTCGTCATTCAACACCGAGCGCGTGGATCACATTTATCAGGACCCGCACGCCAGCAACCCGAAATTTCATCTGCACTATGGCGATCTGACCGATACCTCCAACCTGACGCGTATCCTGCAGGAAGTGCAGCCGGACGAGGTCTATAACCTCGGCGCGATGAGCCACGTTGCGGTCTCCTTCGAATCACCGGAATACACCGCTGACGTGGATGCGATGGGCACCCTGCGTCTGCTGGAAGCGATCCGCTTCCTCGGCCTGGAAAAGAAAACCCGCTTCTATCAGGCGTCCACCTCTGAGCTGTACGGCCTGGTGCAGGAAATCCCGCAGAAAGAAACCACCCCGTTTTACCCGCGTTCGCCGTATGCGGTCGCCAAACTGTACGCCTACTGGATCACCGTTAACTACCGTGAATCCTACGGCATGTACGCCTGCAACGGCATTCTGTTCAACCATGAATCCCCGCGCCGCGGTGAAACCTTCGTCACCCGCAAAATCACCCGCGCCATTGCCAACATCGCTCAGGGGCTGGAATCCTGCCTGTACCTCGGCAACATGGACTCCCTGCGCGACTGGGGCCACGCCAAAGATTACGTGAAAATGCAGTGGATGATGCTGCAACAGGAAAAACCGGAAGATTTCGTCATCGCTACCGGCTTGCAGTATTCGGTGCGCGAGTTTGTCGAAATGGCGGCAGCACAGCTGGGTATCAAACTGCGCTTTGAAGGCAAAGGCGTGGACGAAAAAGGCATCGTGGTTTCCGTAACCGGTCACGACGCGCCGGGCGTGAAGCCGGGCGATGTGATTATTGCCGTTGACCCGCGTTACTTCCGTCCGGCGGAAGTGGAAACCCTGCTCGGCGATCCGACCAAAGCCCATCAGACGCTGGGCTGGAAACCGGAAACCACCCTGCAGGAAATGGTCTCTGAAATGGTTGCCAAAGACCTGGAGGCGGCGAAGAAACACTCTCTGCTGAAATCCCACGGTTACGAGGTTGCCATCGCGCTGGAGTCCTGA